From Salvia splendens isolate huo1 chromosome 3, SspV2, whole genome shotgun sequence, a single genomic window includes:
- the LOC121793921 gene encoding transcription factor MYB114-like, with translation MVKAAYVDKDGLKKGAWSEDEDTKLRSYILKYGHWNWRLLPKFAGLQRCGKSCRLRWMNYLKPDVKRGEFNQEERDLIAKLHYELGNKWSGIAAKLPGRTDNDIKNYWMTHLQKRGKWGEISEEENPSNNRKKMEKSSAVTWIDPKSEKTEVSNSQMFILESSNSNSSLVLNAFNWDLNLSVEQNGLETL, from the exons ATGGTGAAAGCCGCTTATGTCGATAAAGATGGGTTGAAGAAAGGCGCTTGGAGCGAAGATGAAGACACTAAGTTGAGATCTTATATTCTCAAATACGGCCATTGGAACTGGCGATTGCTCCCCAAATTTGCCG GGTTGCAAAGATGTGGGAAGAGCTGCAGATTGCGATGGATGAATTACCTGAAACCCGATGTGAAAAGAGGGGAATTCAATCAAGAAGAAAGAGATCTCATCGCCAAACTTCATTATGAACTCGGAAACAA GTGGTCTGGGATTGCAGCGAAACTGCCGGGAAGAACAGACAACGATATCAAAAACTACTGGATGACTCATCTCCAGAAAAGGGGAAAATGGGGTGAGATTTCGGAGGAAGAAAACCCAAGCAATAATCgcaagaaaatggaaaaatcaTCTGCGGTTACGTGGATAGATCCGAAATCAGAAAAGACGGAGGTATCTAACTCTCAGATGTTTATTCTGGAATCATCCAATTCAAATTCATCACTAGTTTTGAATGCTTTCAATTGGGATTTGAATTTATCTGTAGAGCAAAATGGCCTTGAAACTTTATAA